The Panicum hallii strain FIL2 chromosome 9, PHallii_v3.1, whole genome shotgun sequence genome has a window encoding:
- the LOC112877089 gene encoding NADPH-dependent aldehyde reductase-like protein, chloroplastic: MAAASSTAPLPLDGRVALVTGGSRGIGREVSSHLAALGARVVVNYASNPAKADELVAELASRGLRAVAVRADVSDPDAVRALFDHAEEAFGSPPHIVVACAGILDPKYPALADTAVEDFDATFAVNVRGTFLVCREAARRIPPHSGGRIVTFSSSIVGTLLPGYAAYTATNAAVEAMTRILAKEVAAKGVTANVVAPGPVRTELFLAGKDEAFLRRVEQQSMGRIAETTDVAPVVAFLASDAAAWVNGQVIRVNGGFV; this comes from the coding sequence ATGGCAGCAGCGTCGTCCACCGCGCCGCTCCCGCTCGACGGCCGCGTCGCGCTCGTCACGGGCGGCTCCCGGGGCATCGGCCGCGAGGTGTCGTCCCACCTCGCCGCGCTCGGCGCGCGCGTCGTGGTCAACTACGCCTCCAACCCGGCCAAGGCCGACGAGCTCGTGGCGGAGCTCGCCTCGCGGGGCCTCCGCGCCGTGGCCGTCCGCGCGGACGTCTCCGACCCGGACGCCGTGCGCGCGCTCTTCGACCACGCCGAGGAGGCGTTCGGGTCCCCGCCGCACATCGTGGTGGCCTGCGCGGGCATCCTGGACCCCAAGTACCCGGCGCTGGCCGACACCGCCGTCGAGGACTTCGACGCCACGTTCGCGGTGAACGTGCGCGGGACGTTTCTGGTGTGCCGGGAGGCCGCCCGGCGCATCCCGCCCCACAGCGGCGGCCGCATCGTGACGTTCTCGTCGTCAATCGTGGGCACGCTCCTGCCCGGGTACGCGGCGTACACGGCGACCAACGCCGCCGTGGAGGCGATGACGAGGATCCTGGCCAAGGAGGTGGCGGCGAAGGGGGTCACCGCGAATGTGGTCGCGCCGGGACCCGTGCGCACCGAGCTATTCCTGGCAGGGAAGGACGAGGCGTTCCTGCGGAGGGTGGAGCAGCAGTCCATGGGGCGCATCGCCGAGACCACGGACGTGGCGCCGGTGGTGGCGTTCCTGGCGAGCGACGCCGCGGCGTGGGTGAATGGTCAGGTCATCAGGGTTAATGGCGGCTTCGTCTAA